A stretch of DNA from Castor canadensis chromosome 2, mCasCan1.hap1v2, whole genome shotgun sequence:
ATAAAAGACAGATGAGATTTTTCCCTCATCCATGGAGCCAGCTGAGGATGGTTTGAGATACATAAATGCACCTGATCCAAAGAACAGGAAAACAGCAATTATGTGGGAAGTGCAGGTACTGAAGGCTTTGGATCTGCCTTCAGTGGATCTTATTTTGAGGATGCTAGAAAGgatgaaaacataagagaaaaagaTGATGAGAGTGGGTACAAAGATGTCTTTCCCCCCTACTATGAAAATCTCTATCTCATTGACATAGGTGCTAGTGCATGAGAGCTGGAGCAAAGGAAGCATATCACAGAAATAGTGGTTGACGGTATTTCCATCACAGAAGGTCAGTCTCAGGATGCATCCAGTATGGATCATGGCATCAGAAAAACCCATAAAATAGGAACCAAATATAAGGTAGAAGCACACTTTAGGGGACATAGCAGTGTTATATAAAAGTGGATTACAGATGgctacatagcggtcataggccattacCGTTAGCATATAGCAttcagaaatgacaaaaaaacaaaaaaagtatagCTGAGTCATACATCCCATGTAAGAGATAATATTCTTGCTTAATACAAAATTCCCCAGCATTTTGGGTATAATCACAGAAGAATAACAGAGGTCTATTAAGGAcaagttaaaaaggaaaaagtacatgggggtgtgaagATGTGAATTCAGCACAATTAGAATGATCAAACCTAAATTTCCCACTTCAGTGACTATATACATTACCAGAAACAGGAAGAACAAGGGAATTTGGAAATCAGACTGGTCTGTTAAGCCCACCAGAAGGAATTCAGTCACAAAAGAGCTGTTTGCAAGAGCCATTcttctgtaagagaatctgtGGACACAGGAAAAAGGTGACATTAGAGAACAACTGAGATATTCCAACAATATTTTCACCCACAATGTAAGGGATATGTTGGAAATGCCTAGCACTCACCAACCTAAATCCAGAGAACTTGCCTTTAATGGTATGTGATATCAAGCGGCATTGTCTTCCACTTTTTTAGAGACTTAAAAGCTAAATATAAGTTAAGAGCATCACCAAGTTAGCCCATAGAGGTAAGGCTAGTGCTGTCATGTATGAGCAGGACTGTTAGAAAAAccatagaaaaagtaaaaagaagttgGACAAGATAGGATGGACCTTCTCTCATCTCATCATTTCATTGCTTCTACCCTCAGTTCACTGGTAAAATTGGAGACAGAACAATTACCAACCTGGTTCTGACTTACAAAGCGGATCAGATGGATATGGAACCACGAACACTGTTTCTAATCTAACATGAAAGAAGCAGAGTCTAGGAATTGTTAGGTTTGTGTCTCATATCACAATAACACAGACAAATCTACAAGAGTGCAAGACCTGTCCATGGAGAGGGGACTTAGAAGTAAAGACACTGCACTCCAGTTCTGTTTATCACCAAAACAATCTCCCTGCTTTTTAGAGATTCTTGCACAAATTTTACTTGACTCTTAGCATTGTACACAGTATAAAGAAAATGGTATATCTCTAAGTCCCTGAATTTCAACTTGAGATGTGAGGACATTTTGCTAAGAGTAATAAGCAAAACACTGAACGAGAAATATTTGCATGATCTCTCCTATATGTTGAATTTACAACTGTAATATTAGCATAAGCAGAAAGAATGATCAGTTGCTGGGGTCAGTGGGAGAGAAAATCATGTGATGTTGGCCAAACTGTAAAAAGCTTCAATTATGCAATTTAGATTTAGAACACCTAACATAAATCATGCTAATAATAGTTAACAACACAgtattgtatacttgaaatttaTAAATAGAATACATCTTAAAATTTTCATGGATAATTACAtagaggtgatggatatgttaattagctttatTGTTGAGACATACTGTTGTgtcttatatgtatatataaacatatatgtatataaaacatttatatatatatatgggatcATTTCTCTGTGTTTATATTGATCCAGACAAGTTGTATACCTTATAATGATATCTTAATTATGgtgttaaataaaaattgagaCATTAATATAAATAGATTTTGAAACTTACCCTCCTTAGAAGAGAGAAGTTTTGTGCTTCCTTTTCACTGGGACTTATCCCTGTGTGCTCCTAGCATGCAGGGCAATATCAGGCTGTAAGGCTTTGGTTCATTTGATCCTAAAaaccatatttttcattttccctttaaatCTTTGTAAGATATTGGTCACAGCTTAGAAGCATAACCCTTTGTCCTCTGAAACAGTGGTGAAAAATATTCAGGCTTTATTATTATCACATTAGCTATTAAACACAGGAAGATTTTACATGAGATTCAAGGTGTAATCCTCTTGGCTATATTTGCTCAGTATCTGTAAACAAATTCCAGGTTTAATAAGGAAAGGAGTCAATTTCATTACATAGTTGACTATGATGAGTTTTTAGTTCCTTAGGGATCAATATTTTACTCagatattttattctctttaggGATTAAACATCTTTCATTCTTGAGCCAATACTAAACTTCCCTCTCCCCATCATCTTGATCTCTTAAAGGAAATCTATTGTTCTTGATCATTCTTTGTTCCCACGTCAATGATGTTCTACAGAGGCTACATTCAGATTTTCTTATTACATTATgacaaatttttcaaaaaatgtagCAACTCACCTCATACATTTCCTCCTCTGTGATATCTCTGAAATCAATTATTTTGGATTGCCTCCCAACTAAATGTCTTTTTATAACATTCACTGGAATTTCCTACCTGAGTGTCTTGTTGAGTCCTTACCACTCCAGTGATGAGCTGTTTGGTTCCTACACTCCTCATAGAAAAGAATAGGACTATAGAGTTATAGGATCTATGTTTGAATCCTCCCTACACTTCCTAACTATAATGCTTTAAACAAGTGATTTAACATTTCCGTGACTCAGATTCATCTTATAAAAATAGAGGTGGTAAACATAGCATATTTTTATTGGATTGTTGTGGtgtcaaatgaaaaaatatacagaTGATTCAAATAATGAGTTAACTCAAATAATGGCCTGTATAAGGGAAATAGTTAAATGTCAATTCAATGTCAGCTATGAGAAAAGGTGCTCTTGGATTTCTAAAATGTATATGTCCATATTAattcatcaaaaataataaatatcctcagttgaaaatgaatttattgaACCTGACCTACCAAACATCATAGCTTGGTCTAGCCTACCTTAAATGGGCTCACACTTGGTCACATAAGACTATTGGACCACATTGCACTAGCCAAGGAAAAGCTCAACATCAAAACCAAAGcacacaatatatcaaatgtgtgTTATTTTCATACTACCAAGAAGTCAAATAATTGTAAATTATACCACTCTAAATTGGAGACCAtctatatttatgttttcttcatttctggtgCATGCTTTGTCATAAAGCTGAACAGaaatgtttggggttttttttcacattttaattcttttgcaaCTCTATAAACTATAACTTCTGTAACTTACATCTCTTATACAAATTATGTATAAGTTCATAACATACATTGTTCTGTCTTATTGACTACTTTGTGCCTCATGGCAAGTTCAATACAAACCACATTGTAGGCATTCATCAAATACTTGTGAAAATCAAATTCTTTTCCAACTGAAGCCTTCAGAATCTTTCCTCATTTCTCACATGATAAACAATGCATGTTTATCATGTGATAAACGGTATCACATGTACAATGCAATGACAACCATCCATTTTTCCAGTTCACACTTAAGAACTTGCTATTGAACTCTAATAATTCCTATTATTCTAGCATTTCCCATACATCAACTTGTGTTTAGCCACCTACATGCTCCCAGCATGTCTTTGAGTACACAACTCGGTTCCTCTAAAGCAAGAATATTCAGGAACAGTGACATTAGCAAAATGGCTGCATATGAATTTTTAGGTTTCACAAATCCCACAGAAGGTTGAACTATCAACTTCTCACAGATAAGAATACCTTGGTGATCCTACAGCTTATAAATAGGCCTGATGCACCAATTTGGACCACAGAACTATATAACATATTAACAGGAAATATCAGAGAAATGGGCTCACTGCATACATTTTTCCTCCATTCCACCAATTTGGCATGGTCTGCACAGAAAATATTCCCAGGGTCCACAGATATTGTAATAGGAGCAAAGAACTAAAGACAGATATCCATCTTCTCTAGCATTTTAAGAAGGTTCCTCGCAAGCCTCTACAATCTTACCCTATGGGAAAGCAGAGGTTAAATGTGTAGCTCGACCACTGAGATCAGGTAAGAACAAAGCAAGGGATAGAGTCCACAGTAGCCAATGCCCTCATCTTGATGGTATCTCTGTATACTTACCAGTGGGGGTGCCTGATAGCAATATGCCCACTTGTGAAGAAAATCTGGTCAATCTTCGAAGCATTGGGAAGTTCTATATGGCTTGAATGACCAACCTCAGACACTATCTGAGGCCCCACACCAGGTGAGAGACACCCACTACAGCACATATCTACAAAATAAGGGAATAACTTCTACCACAGCCTGTAGTTTAAATAGTACTGAGTTCACCCTTAACACCTACTCAAATTACTTATGTATTTCAGGAAGGAAACCTCAACTACCCATTCCTACTAAGCATAGCAGTTTTTCCTGTTCTTCCTGAGCAGTGACACTATTTACCCTTACAAGGACAAAAGAATTAGAGTCCTGAAGTCATGTTACCtccaaaagaaattaacaaaattcTAAACATTGATCCTAAAGAAATGGATATctgtgaaataaaaggaaagtattaataatcttcttcatgaatttcagtgaactataaaaattaatgtttaaaaattaaatataatattgaaaataGAATATGAACAAAGTGAGAGGTTTAACAAATAGATAGATAAACTATAAGAACAACTATTAGGAGGAGTCAAGATGGGAGATTGGTGGCAAGCAGGCCATTCCAGCTTCTCTGCAACTTAGAATGTAAACAGCCAGAAAACAACTTTGAGCAAGGTACATGACCGAAGAGACAAAATAAAGTTTAATCTTGGAAAACAGAGACTAGCAAAGACCCAGAAACTCTTGTATTGAAAGAGAGGACAAGAAACATCAAATCAGAGTTGAGTCCAAGTGCTCTGGTGGTGGAGGATAGAGTAGGAGAAactgggaaagaaggagagatgCATTGGGGAAAAATTTGGCCAAGAAACAGAGGCAGAACTGAAAGGCAAACTGAACTTAGCCAATCTGGCAGTTGTATATCATGCTGGCAATTGAAAAATGCTCTGTGTTTCTCACAGCAAAGGTGTATTTTAACAAGGAGCCAACTTGAGAAGATTGCAACCAGCTTGATGCTTTGAGAAACAAGTTCTTACACCCTCCTTTCTTCTGAGACCCACAGACCCTTCTAGTGTCTGGCCAGCGTATGTGTTTTGGCCTAGTGTAGCACTGGAGGAATGCAACTGAAGCGGGTTGGTTTACTATGGTTTgtgtactgaaaaagaaaatttctgtttctttccaccTTTCTCCTGCTTTCTCTCTTGTCACTTTTTGAATATTCTAATTTCTTtcactttccatttccttttttctcacttaagtactttttctctttattttttcctaccattttttaaaacattctggTTTATATTATTTCTGCTCCCCCCATTCCTATTGTTCTAAAGTTGCAGagatcatatttatttttctgtctgtttCAATCTTCCCTGCTGTCATTACTgctatttgttttcccctttctacTCAGGCATGGGGATGGAGCACAGCAGATTGAGGGCATTGTGTAGATGCTCtgcttctgaactatttgcccatccTAAGAGTCAGCATATCTTGCTCTACATACAACTGACTCTTACCCCCAGTGAAGTTCAACAAAAACTTTTACTCAAAGGAGACAAAAGGAAAATACCTAAGATTGTGAGTAGGCTCCAAAAAGGCATGATTAGCAGAGCATGAGACTTGCTCATAGTCATTCACCCCTAAGGCAACTGCTTAGAGGACAGTTCACTTACAAAGGAGCACAGCATATGTCACTGCTACATTCCTTCAGACTATAAATTATTGTTAATACTATAGAAATAATTACATAGGATGTAATCCATATACTATACCTTCTACAACACATCTACATGATCGAATCAAGGTATTCCACTCTTTTGAAACCTACATCGAAAGCAGAATCTTTGCAGTCTAACACAGTATATGCTATGTCAAAATGCATGAATCTCCACCAAAGAAATAACAGGAAAACTATACAACAAAACCAACTAAACATATATTTGACACTTCACAATAATCCTATATCCCAGGACATGTCTTCAAGAAAAGGCCCTCACATAAAACTTAAAGACATATTCATCCTAATAGATGCACAAATCTCAACAGAAATAcaagaaacatgaagaaacaaggcAACAACACTCTTCTAAAACTTCATCATTTTTTAGCTACTGATTTGAAAAATACTGAACCCAATGAAACACCAGGTAAGGAAttcaaaacaataattttttaaaaaatcaattaatttcaAGAAAACACAGATGAAATTAAGAAtgataagacaggaagaaatgagaagttcaataaagaaatagaggcttttggaaataaaaagctcagtaagtcagattaaaaaaaaaaatcagtggaatGCTTCACcaatagactagatcaagcagaagagaGACTATCAGCACTTAAAGACATCTTCATGAATTAGAGCATGCAgagattaataaagaaaaaaatgataacttatgaaaagaaaatgaaagaccttTTGGAAACAATGAGAAGCCTAAGCACATATATTTTGGGGGTAAAGAAAGAAGATGAGGTAGAGACCAACACATAGAAAATCTTCATAGTGAAATAACAGCAAGAAAGTTCTCAAATCATGGTGAGATAGAGACATTAATGAATATGAAGCAATTAGAATCAAATAGGTATGTCCAAAAATGAATGCCCCCAGAACATATTAATGTTAAAATACCATGGGtacaagaaatagaaagaatattgaaagctgtgagAAAGATGCACTAACtcaaaaggcaaacccattagaatacaGATTTCTCCACAGAAACTATAAATTCCATGGGTCatagaatgatatattttaagttttgaaagaaaataaatgccactGAATATTAGTATGTCTAATAAATAATACTTCAAAATCCAGTGAGAAGTAAAGACTTTCCAAAACATGcataaactaaaggaattcatgatcaCTAAATAACCACAGGAGGAAATTCTTAGCCAGGTGCCACTGGCttttgcctataatcctactgaGTTGGAAGTCTGGGATTGGAAAGGTGgcattttgaggccagctggggagaAAAAGAtcatgagacactgtctcaaacaatagctgggcgTGGTAGTGTGTGACTGTCACCGAAGgtgtgcaggaggctgagatcaaaaaTATTGTGGTTGCGGTCcagcccagaccaaaaaaaacaaaaaagttggtgagaccttaTTTCGCTGACAAGAGTTGGGCATGATgccacatgcctatcatcccagctatgagaagCATATGTTACAGAAAGCATAACATGGGAGGATTATTgtctaggtcagcctgggggaataaaaagtgagatcctatctccaaaataatcagagaaatagAGGGCTGATGTTGTGCTCTTGctgtacagtgcttgcctagcaagcatgaagccctgagttcaaacaccaaaaaaaaattcttaaaagaacactaaaaatgggagaagagaggaagatgaacatagccatgagagcataggaaagaaaaaatccaaGTAGAAAAACTGATAAGCAAATGAGCATTGAAAATAATTGACAAtatgattcagctacacataatcaaactcttaatcaacaaagacaactacatgacaggcaCCACCAGGTACTTATCAATAGtagcactgaatgttaacagactaaattcccccatcaaaagacaccaactggcaaactggatttaaaaaggaagatccaacaaactgctgcctacaggagacccacctcatctacagaaataagcactggctgaaagtgaaaggctggaagaaaacttACCacgccaatggtccccaaaaacaagcaggagtagtaatacttatcgcagacagagtagacttcaaacctacattgatcaaacgagataaaggaggacactccatactaataaaaggggaaatacaccaaaaggaaataacaattatcaacctatattcacccagtgtcaatgcacccaatttcatcaaacatactctgaaggacctaaaaacatatataaactccaacacagtgatagtgggagaccttaatactcccctatcaccaatagataggtcatccagacaaaatatcaacaaagaaatcctagaactaaatcacaccatagatcaaatggacctaactgatgtctacagaatattccatccaacttctacacaatacacattcttctcagcagtccatggaaccttctcaaaaattgatcatatctcagggcacaaagcaagcttcagcaaatataagaaaatagaaataatcccatgcattttatctaaccacaatgcattaaaactagaaatcaacaacaaaaacagcagtaaaaaacatgcaaacaattggaaactgaacagcacattgcccaatgatgaatgggtcattgatgaaataaaagaagaaattaaaagtttcctggaagttaatgaaaatgaaagcatgacctaccacaacctatgggacacagcaaaggcattcctaacaggaaagtttatagccatgactgcatatattaaaaggacagaaagatctcaaatcaatgacctaatactatagctcaaactcctagaaaaataagaacaagcaaatcccaaaacaagcagaaggaaagaaataactaaaataagggctgaaactaatgaaatagaaaccaaaaaaaaacatacaaagaatcaatgaaacaaaaagctgattctttgaaaaaataaataaaattggcagacccctggcaaacctgactaaaatgaggagagaaaaaacccaaatcagtaaaatcagaaatgcaagaagggagataacaacaaacaccaaggaaatcaccagagactactttgagagcctatattctaataaatttgaaaatcgtgaagaaatggacagatttctagaaacttacaaccacccaaaactgaaccaagaagatattaataaactgaataaatctataacacaaaaagaaattgaagcaacaatcaagagtctcccaaaaaagaaaagtccaggacctgatggattctctgctgaattctatcagacatttaaagaagaactaataccaactctccttaaactgttccataaaatagaaagggaaggaacactgcctaactcattctacaaagccaatattgctctcatcctaaaaccagacaaagacctccaaaaaggagaattataggccaatttccttaatgaatattgatgcaaaaatccttaataaaataatggcaaaccaaatccaataacacatcagaaagatcatacaccatgaccaagtcggcttcatcccagggatgcaggggtggttcaacatacgcaaatcaataaatgtaatacagcacatcaatagaagcaaagacaaaaaccacttgatcatctcaatagatgcagaaaaagccttcaacaagatccaacaccacttcatgataaaatctctaagtaaattaggaatagaaggaatgtacctaacattataaaggctacttatgacaaacctacgccaacatcatacttaatggtgaaaaactgaaaccattccccctaaaatcaggaatgagacaaaggtgtccactatccccactcctattcaacatagtactggaatttctagccagagcaattagacaagaagaagaagtaaaaggaatacaaataggtaaagaaactttcaaaatatccttatttgcagatgatatgattctataccttaaagacccagaaaaccccacccaaaaactcttagacaccataaacagctacaataaggtggcaggatacaaaatcaacctacaaaaatcgttagcttttctatacaccaacaatgaacaaactgagaaggaatatatggaaacaattccattcagaatagcttcaaaacaaatcaaatacctaggagtcaatttaacaaaagatgtgaatgaactctataaggagaattacaaactcctgaagaaagagattgaggaagactacagaagatggaaagttctcccatgctcatggatcagtagaatcaacatagaaaaatggttatactaccaaaagcaatctacatgtttaaggcaattcccataaaaatcccaatgactttcattacagagattgaaaaatctactctaaagttcgtttggaaacacaagagactgcaaatagccaaggcaatactcagcaaaaaaagcaatgctggaggtgtcacaatacttgacttcaaactatatgacaaagcaatagcaaaaaaaaaaaaacagcatggtactggcataaaaacagacatgaagaccagtgaaatagaatagaagatcttgatatgaatccacacaactatacccacctcatttttgacaaaggtgccaaaaacatacgatggagaaaagacagcctcttcaacaaatgttgctgggaaagtggctatccatctgcaagaaactgaaactagatatatgcctatcaccctatactagtatcaactcaaaatggatcaaggacctaaatatcagacctgaatctctgaagttactataggaaggagaaagaaacactctggaagtaataggtataggcaaggacttcctcaatacaatcccagcagcccagcaactaagagaaagaatggacaaatgggacttcataaaattaaaaagctctgcacaacaaaagaaatagtctctgaactgaaaagaccacccacagagtgggagaaaatatttgccagctatacatcagacaaggaactgataaccagaatatacagggaacttaagaaattaaactctcctaaaaatcaatgaaccaattaagaaatgagcaactgcactaaatagaactttttcaaaaaaagaaattcaaatggccaaaaaactcgtgaaaaaatgctcaccatctctggccataaaggaaatacaaatcaaaaccacactaaaagtccaccttacccctgttagaatagcaatcatcaaaaacaccactaacaataggtgttggcgaggatgtggggaaaaaggaacactaatccactgctagtgggaatgtaagctggttcagccactctggaaaaaaatgtggaggcttcttaaaaatctaaacatagacctgccatatgatacagcaatcccactcctggaaatatacccaaaggaatgcaacacaagttactccagaggcacctgcatacccatgtttattgcagcactattcacaatagccaagttatggaaacaaccaagatgcccactactgatgaatggatcgagaaaatgaatggaattttactcagccatgaagaagaatgaaatcttatcatttgcacataaatggatggaactagagaacatcattctgagctaggtcagccaggctcaggagaccaaaaatcatatgttctccctcatatgtggactttagatctagggcaaatgcagcaatgtagttgaactgggaccacatgacaaggggagagcacatatgggtgacaTAGAAatgggtagaaaacccaaaacatgaaagcatttgatgtccccactccagaggagctaatgcagaaaccttaaagcaacagaagttatcatgagaaggggatcagtaaccagggtaaagatcagttagagatgaatcaacatgggtcataacatgcttacatgaaaacaatgctaggaatatatctggatagctgtccttaactcaactagcaaaaacactttgtcttccatattatgcttgtctcttttcttcaacaaaactaatggtaaaggcagaacaggacctttctggaactgagggaggaagggaagagagggtagaagaggggacaggggggagaaatgacccaacaatgcatgcacatgtgagtaaatgaataataaaaaataaacaattaaaaaaggaaataattgacccattaaaaaaaatagatgccATTTAAAGCTTACCTTTCAATTATAACCCTGAATGTGTTTACTGCCTGCAAGGAACATATATCACTGACAAAGACATACATGGactgaaagtgaatgaatttaaaataatattccaaGAAAAGACCAATATCCTTTATGAACAAAGACCTGCCTAAAAAGtccaagaccctcagttcaaaccacagaatgaccaaaaaaaaaaaggaagaaaaaaatgaatagaaaatccAAGCAATAAATGGGAAaagacacttttcaaaagaagtacaaatatctAATAAATGCAtgataaaacattcaaaatcttcagCAACTAGGGAAACGAATATCAAAATTCTACTGAGATTCCttctcacccctgtcagaatggctaccatcaaggaaataaaaattaatgagcaCTGGTTAGTATGCATGAAAAGAAAACCCTTATACACAGTTGTTCAGAAAGTAATTtagtataaccactctgaaaATTAATCAATATGGACTttcctcaaaacaataaaaatagaactatcatatcaGCTATATTACTACTAGTATATATCAAAGTCTTCAAAGTCAACATGTAATAGACATACCATCACAACTGTGTTTATTGTagtactagtcacaatagcccAAGATATGAAATCAGTGTTGGTgagcaaaagcaaataaatgaataaagaaaatgttgattgtatgcatgtatgtatatatataaatgtacatagGCAAtacagtattattcagccatatagAACAGTGGAATTAtgtaattttctgaaaaaaattgagtGGACctggaaatcattatgttaagaaaaataagccagacgCAGAAGGATGAGTATCATATATTTTGCCCCTATGTGGAACCAAGAAAAAAGGACATTATAGAAGAAGGAAGACTATTAAGAAAAAACAAGGGCATCAGATTGAAATAGGAAGGAGTGTAAGAGAAAGTAAGGGGGGGGTTGTAATCAATGTATGTAAGATGCAcacaataaaaatgtcacaatgcaacATCATTTTGTGTAATTTATACGAgcatataaaatattgaaaaatagtaAACCTAGAGATGAAGAATAAAATGATTGAAATGAGTAATGTAGTAGAACATATCAATAGCATAGTCAGTCAAGTCAAACAAGAATCAAAGAGCTTGAAGGCACAGCATTTGAAACTATTCAATAAGAGAAACAGGATAAAATGAGGAAGCCTCCTATAGATGTGAAACACAATATAAAGTCTCATGTTTTGCTTAATAGTATTtc
This window harbors:
- the LOC109678168 gene encoding olfactory receptor 8B8-like, with the protein product MMFGRMALANSSFVTEFLLVGLTDQSDFQIPLFFLFLVMYIVTEVGNLGLIILIVLNSHLHTPMYFFLFNLSLIDLCYSSVIIPKMLGNFVLSKNIISYMGCMTQLYFFCFFVISECYMLTVMAYDRYVAICNPLLYNTAMSPKVCFYLIFGSYFMGFSDAMIHTGCILRLTFCDGNTVNHYFCDMLPLLQLSCTSTYVNEIEIFIVGGKDIFVPTLIIFFSYVFILSSILKIRSTEGRSKAFSTCTSHIIAVFLFFGSGAFMYLKPSSAGSMDEGKISSVFYTIVVPGMNPLIYSLRNKDVKVAVRKTLSRRRF